One Rosa chinensis cultivar Old Blush chromosome 5, RchiOBHm-V2, whole genome shotgun sequence genomic region harbors:
- the LOC112167580 gene encoding scarecrow-like protein 3: MTSPSLGSPYPWQRELKSEERGLCLIHLLLTCANYVAAGNLENANIALEQISLLASSDGDTMQRIAAYFTEALADRILKAWPGLYKALYSTRISSVSEEFLVRKVFFEMLPFLKVAYVLTNQAIIEAMEEEKMVHIIDLNSSEPAQWIALLHVLSARPEGPPHLRITGVHQRKEVLDQMAHSLTEEAERLDTPFQFNPVVSKLETLDFEKLHVKTGEALAISSVLQFHSLLSSDDDFHRKKFSLESKNPNRVHSPGVLQMGQGTLGELLEKDMGKGYSPSPDSTSSSPLSPVGSVKMDSFLNAFWGLTPKIMVVTEQDSNHNGSTLMERLFEALYSYAALFDCLESTMSRTSLERMKVEKMLFGEEIKNIIACEGSERKERHEKLEKWIQRLDLAGFGNVPLSYYGMLQARKLLQGYGCDGYRIREENGCVLMSWQDRPLFSVSAWRCRK; the protein is encoded by the coding sequence ATGACGTCACCTAGTTTAGGATCACCATACCCTTGGCAAAGAGAACTCAAATCGGAGGAGCGGGGTCTGTGTTTGATCCACTTGTTGCTCACTTGTGCAAATTATGTTGCTGCGGGAAACCTCGAAAATGCAAATATTGCCCTTGAGCAAATCTCCCTGCTTGCCTCTTCGGATGGTGATACCATGCAGCGGATTGCAGCCTACTTCACTGAGGCTCTTGCTGACCGAATCCTCAAAGCTTGGCCTGGTCTTTATAAGGCCCTATATTCCACTAGAATATCTTCAGTTTCTGAAGAATTTCTAGTTCGGAAAGTGTTCTTTGAGATGCTTCCATTCCTAAAGGTGGCTTATGTGCTCACAAACCAAGCTATTATTGAAGcgatggaagaagaaaagatggtCCATATAATTGACCTTAATTCATCTGAACCTGCACAGTGGATAGCTCTTCTTCATGTTTTAAGTGCAAGGCCTGAGGGTCCACCTCATTTGAGAATTACCGGTGTCCATCAACGAAAAGAAGTACTAGATCAAATGGCTCATAGCTTGACTGAGGAAGCAGAAAGATTGGATACTCCATTTCAGTTCAATCCCGTAGTCAGCAAGTTGGAAACACTTGATTTTGAAAAGCTCCATGTTAAAACCGGTGAGGCTTTAGCTATCAGCTCAGTTCTCCAATTTCACTCCCTCTTGTCATCTGATGATGATTTCCacagaaagaaattctcattGGAATCAAAGAATCCAAATAGAGTTCACTCACCTGGAGTGTTGCAAATGGGCCAAGGCACATTGGGTGAGTTGCTAGAGAAAGATATGGGCAAGGGATATAGCCCCAGTCCTGACTCAACCTCGTCATCCCCACTATCCCCAGTTGGTTCTGTGAAGATGGACAGCTTTCTTAATGCATTTTGGGGTTTGACACCGAAGATCATGGTAGTTACCGAACAAGATTCCAACCATAATGGCTCCACTCTAATGGAGAGGCTATTCGAAGCTTTATACTCGTATGCCGCATTATTTGATTGCTTGGAGTCTACGATGTCAAGAACTTCATTGGAAAGAATGAAGGTAGAGAAAATGCTATTTGGGgaggaaattaaaaacattataGCTTGTGAAGGATCTGAGAGGAAAGAAAGACATGAAAAACTTGAGAAGTGGATTCAAAGGCTCGATTTAGCTGGCTTTGGAAATGTACCTTTGAGCTATTATGGAATGCTTCAGGCAAGGAAGTTGTTGCAGGGTTATGGTTGTGATGGATATAGGATCAGGGAAGAGAATGGCTGTGTGTTGATGTCGTGGCAAGATCGACCCCTATTTTCTGTCTCAGCTTGGAGATGCAGGAAGTAG